The sequence GAGGCGGAAGCCAAGGCACTTGCGGAAGCGGAAGCCAAAACCCTAGCGGAGGCAGAAGCCAAAAAGATCGCCGAGGCAGAAGCGAAGCAGGTGGCGGAAGCAGAAGCCAAACGACTGGCCGAAGAAGAAGCCAAAAAAGTGGCTGAGGCCGAAGCCAAGCGCCTTGCTGAAGAGCAAGCCAAACAAGCGGCAGAGGCCGAATCCAAACGCATCGCAGAAGAAGAATCCAAGCGCATCGCTGAGGAACAGGCCAAGAAATTGGCGGAGAACGAAGCAAAACAGGCTGCGGAAGCGGAAGCCAAGCGCATCGCCGATGAGGAGGCCCGACGCCTCGCAGAAGAAGAAACCAGAAGGCTTGCCGAGCAGGAAGCCAAGGACCTTGCTGAACGTGAAGCCAAGGAAGCCGCTGAAAAAGCAGCCAAGAAAACCGGCGCTGAATTGGCCGAGGACCTCGGATACCCCAAAGCTCCAGACGGCTACCATTGGACGCGCAATGGCGATTCGCCAACCCCGGGACTCCAACGCAACCCCGGTGCAGCTGCGACCCTGCCGCCCGTCAAGTTTGACCCGACCACCAAGAAGTTCATCCCCGAAGTCGATCCTCCAACCGGATTCAACTGGCAGTGGAGAGATGGAAAACTCGTCTTGGCACGTAATCCGGGCATGAAAAATGCCCTGCCAAAACTCGAGTATGACCCCACAAGTCCAAGCGGATTCAAGAATTTGGACACGGGTAAGCCTTATATCAGCCACCTCGACGTGCGTGATGCCATCAAGGCCAAGATCGACGGTCACCCGTCCGCGAAGCTGACCTTGGATGACGATCAGATCAAGGCTTTGATCGACAAAGGGCAATCCCTCGGCTTTAGTAAGGCTGATATTGATGCCTTTATGGCACTCGCCGCACGCAAGCACTGGGTCACGCCCGCGACCTTGCATGAAGTCATGGATATGATCGCCGCAAAAGCAGCTGGCAATACAATTCCATTCAAACCCGGATGGGACTTTATGCAAGCCTGGAGGGTCGGTCAGGATCGCCTTTTGGCTGGCGGCAAGTTGGCACCGGAAGAATACCTTGATCCGACCTACATTGCCAACCACATGGCGCAGTTCAATGGCAAGGCCAGTTACGTGGTGACGGAACAGGTCTATCGGGACTGGATCGAAGGCAGGGCAATGGTCGGCAGGCCAGACGGCCATTTCCTCTCGACAGCTGCCGACATTGACGACGCCTTTGCAAGAGCAGGCGGCGACCCCAGAAAGCTTGAGCAGATTCTAGGTTTCTCCTCAGGGCATTTTGGATCTACAGGTGTTTGGAGAATTGATGTTCTCCATCCGGAGGCATTAAATATGCGTCTGCCATCTGGTGTGGAAGCAGGAGCCAACGAATTCTGGATTCCAGGGGGCAAAACTTCTGGCGGAGCCATGGAGGTCGTCAGTGACCAGATTCCGCAGGCAAACATTGACCCAAAGAAATTGATTCCATAAGTCTTCATCAAAGATGTCTAATCCAATGATTACCAATGCCCTTATCATGGGCGATCTTCACGAACTTTTGACAGGGCAAAACGGGTATGCCCTCGTGAACCCATACCGCGATACACCGACCGACCCGAGTCAAGTCGTGGAGTCGATCCTGAAGGCTTTTCCCAACAATGAACACACGATGCAGGAAACGCTTGACGGTATAATCGCGGTCACTCGGGATCCCATTTACAGTTGGTTTGCCATCTACTACGTGAACTTGGTGCTGAGGTATCGGGAAAATTTCGGAAAAAAAGCCGACTTGCAGGCATTCGTCAACACGGCGATTGCCAACATCAGGAAACAGGAGACTTCGCTCCGTGCCCTGAAGCAATGGGAAGGTGCAACCGAAGCGGAAGGCTGTTGGGGGGTTGTCACACATATGATTGGCCAAATGAAGAAGTATGAACAGAGGGACGGCATCGTTATTCCTTCACTGGATTGAAAAAATAGGTGGTGATTTCTGGCCAAGTGCCTACCTTGTGACGCTCACAACCCTTGTCAAGGACATCAAAAGGCCAAGGGTCAAGTTATCGCACATTATTCGAATGGAGCCAATTCACACATTCGTACCCCAAACATGAGAAGAGCAGTCTTTTTTGTCCCGGACGAGGACGTTTTTGTTCAAGAACGCATTCGTTTAAGCCAAGCCACGCAACCGGGGTCTTGGGAACACTTGCAGGCCACCCTCTTCGAATGGATTTCACAGTATTCACGTGGCGATGATCCGCAGGAGTTGCGCATTGGATTTTTTGAACGGGTCATTCCTGCCTTGCAGCATTTTCACGCTGCGTCTCATGCCGAGGTCAAAGCCCTCGACATCGTCGAAAACTATCAAACAGCGCTTGCGCTCCTGAGCAACGCGATCTTGTGGGATGCTGGCGAAAGTACGATCGCGGTCATTCGCGCAGTTTTTCAAGCGGATGGAAAGGATGCCCTGATTGACCGACTTTGCAAACCATTCGTGCCGCAGTTGGAAGTGACGCCAACCCTGCTCCATCCTATCCCCTACCGCGATCTTCTGCAGGCCTTGGACGAAACCCAGCCACTTCAGCAACGCAACGCCATCCTACGGTACCTCCGACGATATTACGAAGGCATTCGCAGCGTTTCTTGGTACGATACCCACCTTCAGCAAGATGGGGGATTCTTTGGCTATTGGGCCTTTGAACTCGCAGCCGCCGTCAAATTGTTTGGATGCGATGATCGCCCATTTGCTGACAATATGTTTTATCCCAGAGACCTTGTACATGAGCGAATGTACCGCACATGGCTCCACACGGGATACGGTGACAGTCAGCGCAATGCCGTCGCAAAATTGCAAAAAGCCTGGCAAAAAGAAGCGGATGCGCAATTGGGAAAGATCGAATCTGAACTCGAAAAAGCGCAAAACAGCATTCGAAGTTTTATCGAAGAAGCCCTCAAATTCTCCCAAAGCGATTCCTCAGCCAAATCATCCTCCAAAAATTTTCAACGCTCCGTCGAGAGCCTGAAATTTTTATCCGAGCTCAGCGGATTGGATACCAAAGAGTTGGACCAAAATCCGGAAATGGCCAAATCCTTGATCGTCGGCATGCTTCAATCCATGTCAGCTACAGCACGCAAAGCGAGCCAAGGAAATACCGAGGATTTTGAAGGTCTCAAGCATGTCTTGGGAGAGGCCACCGCAAAACTCACCGAGGCAGAAGGCGTGGACCTCCAAGCCTTGGAAGACGCGATGCCACCCGAATTGCGGCAAAGGCTCGCCGACCTCAACCAAGGAGATGGCAAGGTTGCCTACGAAGCCAAAATGAACAATTTCTCCAAAGCTGTCGATCAGCTCATGGAAGACGAAAAGGTCGAAGGCGAGGAACTCGTGATGGCTTTGGAAAAACTCGCGATCGAATATGGATTTGCACAGCCGGAGACTTCCATACAAGAGAAGGTCAAAGGCAAGCTCGATCAAAAATGGAACGATCTCCGCAAAGACAAGCAGATGATCGACTTCACATTTGAGGACCTCTTTCAGGGAAAAAAGCCCAAACAAAAATAAATGAAGAAGGCCGTTAGATATACGATTGTCGGACTCTTCATTGCAGCCATTCCGGCAGCGGTCATCGGATACAACATCTATGCGCTTGTGGAATTTCTCGGCATTCGAGATTTGGAACAGAATGGCATTGCCAAGGAGGCCAAGGTCGTCGCAAAGGAAGTCTCGGGAACAACCCGCAACAACACATTCCGGGTCACCCTGCGGTATCCCTCTGGCGTCGGAATAGACAGCATCACCACTGAAGAAGTAATTGACGATCAGCTCTATGGAATTCTTCACGTGGACGGCAGTGCCCCTATTCGCCAAGCGATTGACGACCCTAGCGATATCTATGTCGTTGGCAACAATGCCTACATCAAAACCTTGATCTTTGCGGGAGCAGGCGACCTACTTCTCATTTTCCTGTGCATCGGTGTTTACCGCATCTACCGCAAATCAAAACTGCCCCACGGACCTCCCCAACAGGCTCAGAATCCACAAAAAAGATAGTTTTCCACAATTTCAGCCACAGACTTACAGTCCATTGGCAGATTCACGCATTCGCCACGGTTTTCGTCTTCCAATTCTGCAGAATAATTCCTAGTTTGGGAACCGATTGTCTAATTCGCCAAATTGTCATCTATGTACGCCCCTCGCCAACACCGTCAGGAGAAGAAAAAGCCGTATTCCAACTTCTTGGCACTGGAAAATCCAGAACACGAAGGACCGATCATGGCCCCCCCCATGTATTCTGCCACAGGCATGAATGCGGAGTCGGAAGAAAAGGAAGAACAGAAAGACGACAAAAAGAAAGCGGCACCTGCCGTCAAAGAGGCGACAGAACAAACCGCCGTCCAAAACAACAAACAAAAACAG comes from Bacteroidota bacterium and encodes:
- a CDS encoding DUF1911 domain-containing protein; its protein translation is MRRAVFFVPDEDVFVQERIRLSQATQPGSWEHLQATLFEWISQYSRGDDPQELRIGFFERVIPALQHFHAASHAEVKALDIVENYQTALALLSNAILWDAGESTIAVIRAVFQADGKDALIDRLCKPFVPQLEVTPTLLHPIPYRDLLQALDETQPLQQRNAILRYLRRYYEGIRSVSWYDTHLQQDGGFFGYWAFELAAAVKLFGCDDRPFADNMFYPRDLVHERMYRTWLHTGYGDSQRNAVAKLQKAWQKEADAQLGKIESELEKAQNSIRSFIEEALKFSQSDSSAKSSSKNFQRSVESLKFLSELSGLDTKELDQNPEMAKSLIVGMLQSMSATARKASQGNTEDFEGLKHVLGEATAKLTEAEGVDLQALEDAMPPELRQRLADLNQGDGKVAYEAKMNNFSKAVDQLMEDEKVEGEELVMALEKLAIEYGFAQPETSIQEKVKGKLDQKWNDLRKDKQMIDFTFEDLFQGKKPKQK